The following coding sequences are from one Triticum dicoccoides isolate Atlit2015 ecotype Zavitan chromosome 4A, WEW_v2.0, whole genome shotgun sequence window:
- the LOC119285458 gene encoding putative zinc finger CCCH domain-containing protein 21, with amino-acid sequence MEGELGYLSPAASSCVSSEGFGSSPREKLLDSTPSSHVSDGRSKGGLLRSPTWGPSPTGTQLHSPSSCVSEGRYVSPLRMSAEQASEVREAERLLRAIADRYDDCFLRLRDATAEVADLRLERLRLRAENTHLSLLLEELEADQGKRAIAPAPTPPPKPTEEVAARGGAPKSISIRSKCYLSQAKQPRGEAEAQRLRVRPPPAIEQAGEDEANGDGEVVELEAYRQGTQKTELCNKWEGGACSYGGRCRFAHGLQEMRPVIRHPRYKTLPCQMFSAASGCPYGHRCHFRHSPAPTAQSY; translated from the exons ATGGAGGGGGAGCTCGGGTACCTGTCGCCTGCGGCGTCGTCCTGCGTCTCCTCCGAGGGCTTCGGCTCGTCGCCGCGGGAGAAGCTGCTCGACTCCACTCCCTCGTCGCACGTATCCGACGGCCGCAGCAAGGGAGGCCTGCTCCGTTCGCCCACATGGGGGCCATCACCGACGGGGACGCAGCTCCACTCGCCCTCATCGTGCGTCTCCGAGGGCCGCTACGTCTCTCCGCTCCGCATGTCGGCGGAGCAAGCGAGCGAGGTGCGGGAGGCGGAGAGGCTCCTCCGCGCGATCGCCGACCGCTACGACGACTGCTTCCTGCGCCTGCGCGACGCCACGGCCGAGGTCGCTGACCTCCGCCTCGAGCGCCTCCGCCTCAGAGCGGAGAACACGCACCTGTCTCTCCTCCTCGAGGAGCTCGAGGCCGATCAGGGGAAGCGGGCGATCGCGCCGGCTCCGACACCACCGCCGAAGCCGACGGAGGAGGTAGCAGCACGCGGGGGCGCGCCGAAGAGCATCTCCATCCGTTCCAAGTGCTACCTCTCGCAGGCGAAGCAGCCGCGGGGCGAGGCAGAGGCGCAGCGCCTCCGTGTTCGTCCGCCTCCTGCGATCGAG CAGGCAGGGGAGGACGAGGCGAATGGGGATGGAGAAGTGGTGGAGCTGGAGGCGTACAGGCAGGGCACCCAGAAGACGGAGCTGTGCAACAAGTGGGAGGGCGGCGCCTGCTCCTACGGCGGCCGGTGCCGGTTCGCGCACGGCCTGCAGGAGATGCGCCCCGTCATCCGCCACCCGCGCTACAAGACCCTCCCCTGCCAGATGTTCTCTGCCGCCTCTGGCTGCCCCTACGGCCACCGCTGCCACTTCCGTCACTCGCCAGCGCCCACCGCCCAGTCCTACTAG
- the LOC119285459 gene encoding pentatricopeptide repeat-containing protein At5g50990-like codes for MSYTSCLKKHPLRLIFPYANSILRASLEKGSPHKSLMDYSTMLHFTTFCPDYRTYVLLLRACSKCSDIYAAMQIHSHLTKAGLLCNQDIIAPLLRLYIDHGRMMEACELYWPMLEWSTDPFHGNLMLMGFLKGGQLDKAYQIFKRMPVKDLVSWNSVIAGAARSSHLKDAMNLFSRLVNSGLVPDGFSFSSVLSACARAGARCYGMWVHQLMDELGVEKNHLLISALVDMYAKCGRIDVSVEIFNNVKRKHLSTWNTMISSLAGHGLGSDVVMLFHRMELSGVVPDGVTFIALLTACSHCGMVEEARQYFETMSTKYSITPKVEHYGAMVDTLSRAGLLDEAYNLVRSMAVKPDAVIWRALLSACRRYHQTKLGDVTIEQITCQGSGDYTLLSNIYSSINRWGDSEEVWKEMKKKKVRKIKGLSWVELGGSTHEFKAGDRSHPDSDDIYRVLHGLLKKAKAEGYTPSTELVTKDVSQEEREENLSFHSEKLAVAYSVLKTGPGTEILVSKNLQACGDCHEWMKIISKALCRVIIMRDRVRFHRFESGCCSCKDYWSNKTFDALFYSILQCPYILFAVHLKSLQCYDIQEKVSGGKTDCPATILVFDIETTGFSRRGDRIIEFAVRDLMGGKNSTFQTLINPEREVKNAAVHGISTKMVCSSDIPRFGEFIPILLQYVWSRQVAGKPVMWVAHNGKTFDVPFLIFEFQRCKQEMPADWLFVDTLPIARQLVDSDGHGSESWKEPLAEMQGKTAYKRPKVVGPCASGSYVHRAALSVFFIK; via the exons ATGTCCTACACAAGCTGTTTGAAGAAACATCCCCTGAGACTAATCTTTCCATATGCCAATTCCATCCTCCGAGCGTCTTTGGAAAAAGGCTCCCCACATAAGTCACTGATGGACTATAGCACTATGCTCCATTTTACCACATTTTGCCCTGATTACAGAACATATGTTCTCCTCCTCAGAGCTTGTTCAAAATGTTCAGACATCTATGCTGCCATGCAAATTCATTCACATCTCACTAAAGCTGGGTTGTTATGTAATCAAGATATAATAGCTCCACTTTTGAGGTTGTATATCGATCATGGTCGCATGATGGAAGCATGTGAACTGTATTGGCCAATGCTTGAGTGGAGTACCGATCCTTTCCATGGTAATTTGATGCTTATGGGATTCTTGAAGGGAGGACAGCTAGACAAAGCATATCAGATTTTCAAGAGGATGCCTGTCAAGGACCTGGTCTCGTGGAATTCAGTGATTGCAGGTGCAGCAAGGAGCTCCCACCTGAAAGATGCAATGAATCTTTTCAGCAGGTTGGTCAATTCAGGCCTTGTGCCTGACGGTTTTTCATTCTCTTCAGTCCTGTCTGCTTGTGCTCGAGCTGGTGCCCGATGTTATGGTATGTGGGTTCATCAACTGATGGATGAGCTGGGGGTGGAGAAGAATCATCTTTTAATCTCAGCACTGGTTGATATGTATGCTAAATGTGGAAGGATTGATGTGTCAGTTGAGATATTCAACAACGTTAAGAGAAAACACCTGTCCACATGGAACACGATGATTAGTAGCCTGGCAGGGCATGGTCTTGGATCTGATGTGGTGATGCTGTTCCACAGGATGGAACTTTCAGGTGTGGTTCCTGATGGGGTTACATTTATTGCACTATTGACAGCATGTAGCCATTGTGGTATGGTTGAAGAGGCTCGTCAGTACTTTGAAACGATGTCTACAAAGTATTCAATCACTCCAAAGGTTGAACACTACGGCGCAATGGTGGATACACTGTCACGAGCTGGGCTGCTGGATGAAGCATACAACTTGGTGAGGTCAATGGCCGTGAAGCCTGATGCTGTGATATGGAGGGCATTACTTAGTGCTTGTCGTAGGTACCATCAAACCAAATTAGGTGATGTCACTATTGAACAGATAACATGTCAGGGCAGCGGTGATTATACGCTTCTTTCAAATATCTACTCATCAATAAACAGGTGGGGTGATTCAGAGGAAGTATGGAAAGAGATGAAGAAAAAGAAGGTACGTAAGATCAAGGGCTTGAGTTGGGTTGAATTAGGGGGGAGCACCCATGAATTCAAAGCTGGTGATCGATCTCATCCTGATTCTGATGATATCTACAGAGTGCTGCATGGCTTGTTGAAAAAAGCGAAGGCTGAAGGTTATACCCCATCCACTGAATTAGTAACAAAAGATGTATCACAGGAGGAAAGAGAAGAAAACCTCAGCTTCCACAGTGAGAAGCTTGCAGTGGCTTATAGTGTTCTTAAGACTGGTCCAGGGACAGAAATATTGGTGTCAAAGAATCTGCAGGCATGCGGTGACTGCCATGAATGGATGAAGATAATTTCAAAGGCACTTTGTCGTGTTATAATTATGAGGGATAGAGTTCGATTTCACCGCTTTGAAAGCGGGTGCTGCTCCTGTAAAGATTACTG GTCCAACAAAACCTTTGATGCCCTTTTCTACTCCATTTTACAATGTCCTTATATTCTATTtgctgtg CACCTGAAATCACTCCAGTGCTACGATATTCAGGAAAAGGTTTCTGGAGGCAAGACCGACTGCCCTGCAACTATCCTTGTCTTTGATATTGAAACTACTGGCTTCTCACGCCGTGGTGATAGAATTATTGAGTTTGCTGTACGTGATCTTATGGGTGGAAAGAATAGCACTTTTCAGACACTTATAAATCCTGAGAGAGAGGTAAAAAATGCAGCTGTTCATGGTATCAGCACCAAGATGGTTTGCAGTTCTGATATCCCAAG ATTTGGGGAGTTTATCCCCATTCTACTACAATACGTTTGGAGTCGTCAAGTTGCTGGTAAACCAGTTATGTGGGTTGCTCATAACGGGAAAACCTTTGATGTGCCCTTTCTCATCTTTGAGTTCCAACGTTGCAAACAAGAGATGCCTGCTGACTGGCTGTTTGTGGACACACTTCCTATTGCAAGACAGTTAGTTGATTCCGATG GTCACGGGTCTGAGTCTTGGAAAGAACCTCTTGCAGAAATGCAGGGCAAGACTGcgtacaaaagacccaaagtggtcggaccctgcgCAAGTGGGAGCtacgtgcaccgggctgccctttctgTTTTTTTTATAAAATAA